A single Deinococcus sp. Leaf326 DNA region contains:
- a CDS encoding UDP-N-acetylmuramoyl-L-alanyl-D-glutamate--2,6-diaminopimelate ligase: MRLPDLAAALNLPPSALPDLEVRGVTHNAEWVGPGSVFVAIRGARFDGHAFMEKAREAGAVAVLGEGLPAGTEAPLPYLPVADARAALADAAAALEEHPSRALKVVGVTGTDGKTTTSWLARHLLRAAGIPTGLLSTVGYELPDGELRHFPAHFTTPEAPQVQATLAEMVRVGAGAAVLEASSHALALDRVRGVDWDVAVWTHLSSEHLDFHGTLENYFADKKKLVERAPFAVLNVDDPWTAELRGVAPEETTYSAENQHADWRATGVEEGPGGLSFGVVSPAGEFRVRLPMIGRFNVANALAAMAAAHRLGAAPEQLVAGLASFGGVPGRMELVPGPDGGPRVIVDFAHTPPSLDKALGMLRATTPGRLWVLLGSAGGRRDPSKRAPLGEVATLLADHAVFTEEDCRDTPLADILAEMERGAREAGRTNFTSIPDRREAIAHVIAQAAPGDTVLLAGKGPEDTLEREGETLPWDEVGEAKAALARR; this comes from the coding sequence GGAGGTGCGCGGCGTCACGCACAACGCCGAGTGGGTCGGTCCAGGCTCCGTGTTCGTGGCGATCCGGGGGGCACGCTTCGACGGGCACGCCTTCATGGAGAAGGCCCGGGAGGCGGGCGCGGTCGCCGTTCTGGGCGAGGGCCTGCCCGCCGGGACGGAGGCGCCGCTGCCGTACCTGCCGGTGGCCGATGCCCGCGCCGCGCTGGCCGACGCCGCCGCCGCCCTGGAGGAGCACCCCAGCCGCGCCCTGAAGGTGGTCGGCGTGACTGGCACCGACGGCAAGACCACCACGAGCTGGCTGGCCCGCCACCTGCTGCGCGCTGCCGGCATCCCGACCGGGCTGCTCTCGACCGTGGGCTACGAACTGCCCGACGGCGAACTGCGCCACTTCCCCGCGCACTTCACCACGCCCGAGGCGCCGCAGGTGCAGGCCACCCTGGCCGAGATGGTGCGTGTGGGTGCGGGCGCGGCCGTGCTGGAGGCGAGCAGCCACGCCCTGGCCCTGGACCGCGTGCGCGGCGTGGACTGGGACGTGGCCGTGTGGACCCACCTGAGCAGCGAGCACCTGGATTTTCACGGCACGCTGGAGAACTACTTCGCCGACAAGAAGAAACTCGTCGAGCGCGCGCCCTTCGCCGTCCTGAACGTGGACGACCCCTGGACCGCCGAGCTGCGCGGCGTGGCCCCGGAGGAGACGACCTACAGCGCCGAGAACCAGCACGCCGACTGGCGCGCGACCGGGGTCGAGGAGGGGCCGGGCGGCCTGAGTTTCGGTGTGGTGTCGCCCGCCGGCGAGTTCCGGGTCCGGCTGCCCATGATCGGGCGCTTCAACGTGGCGAACGCCCTGGCGGCGATGGCGGCGGCGCACCGGCTGGGCGCGGCCCCGGAGCAGCTCGTGGCCGGGCTGGCGAGTTTTGGGGGCGTGCCGGGCCGCATGGAACTCGTGCCGGGACCGGACGGCGGCCCGCGCGTGATCGTGGACTTCGCGCACACGCCGCCCAGCCTGGACAAGGCGCTGGGGATGCTGCGGGCCACCACACCGGGGAGGTTGTGGGTCCTGCTGGGATCGGCGGGCGGGCGGCGCGACCCCTCCAAGCGCGCGCCGCTGGGCGAAGTGGCTACGCTTTTGGCCGACCACGCGGTCTTTACCGAGGAAGACTGCCGCGACACTCCCCTCGCCGACATCCTGGCCGAGATGGAGCGCGGGGCGCGGGAGGCGGGCCGGACCAACTTCACGTCCATCCCCGACCGCCGGGAGGCCATCGCGCACGTGATCGCGCAGGCGGCCCCTGGCGATACCGTGCTCCTGGCGGGCAAGGGACCGGAAGACACCCTGGAGCGCGAGGGGGAGACGCTGCCCTGGGACGAGGTGGGCGAGGCGAAGGCGGCCCTGGCGCGGCGCTGA
- a CDS encoding ABC transporter ATP-binding protein, whose product MLRPLPKKDELSNRELLGVLTRTLPGLYRSAPLLVSLLLAMALVQGLIPAVTILLGKWTVDGVSEALRGGTVNVTLLAVAWTGAALISQLTQVAAQVLQGYAADGFTVQTMTRLMNKMTDLHGLDVLEDPRFHDDIEILQMGAPRRPLNLVSTLLSLIRSVVSAVSVSATLLVIGWWVPLVVVAGTLPALLRQMEFYKLGWSIFTQRTQDSRELNYLQRVAMRHESAKEVRLYGLVPYLQDRYLTGTLAYQGVMRGVRNRQLLGILPYQALSLLVTAGLFVYVVSRAQGVGANAGGYTAGSVVLVITALAGLRDELRSVSEAISNGTEHLNWFHKYQSFLEATSGVTQPAQPRPLPARLALTLDDVSFGYQGRAPVLEHVSLHIPEGQTVAIVGENGAGKTTLVKLLLRFYDPTSGRVLLGERGQEVDLRDVDVEKWRSEVAAVFQDFSRFEWTLRENITLGQPEDSAKLAHAVSASGLEPVLERVNGGLEARIGQAFGGVDLSGGQWQKLATARALYRESRVLILDEPTAALDPRSEAEVFGAFAAMSRGRTTLLITHRLGSVLMADRVLVMKLGRLIEDGTHAELLARGGEYAELWALQASQYAEAEAVGV is encoded by the coding sequence ATGCTGCGCCCCCTGCCCAAGAAAGACGAGCTGTCCAACCGCGAGCTGCTGGGGGTGCTGACGCGCACCCTGCCGGGGCTGTACCGCAGCGCGCCGCTGCTCGTGTCGCTGCTGCTGGCGATGGCGCTCGTGCAGGGCCTGATTCCGGCCGTGACCATCCTGCTGGGCAAGTGGACGGTGGACGGCGTGAGCGAGGCGCTGCGCGGCGGCACAGTCAACGTGACCCTGCTGGCGGTGGCCTGGACAGGCGCGGCGCTGATCTCGCAGCTCACGCAGGTGGCGGCGCAGGTCCTCCAGGGCTACGCCGCCGACGGCTTCACGGTGCAGACCATGACGCGCCTGATGAACAAGATGACCGACCTGCACGGCCTGGACGTCCTGGAAGATCCGCGTTTCCACGACGACATCGAGATTCTCCAGATGGGCGCGCCCCGGCGGCCGCTGAACCTCGTCTCGACGCTGCTCTCGCTCATCCGCAGTGTCGTGAGCGCCGTGAGCGTCTCGGCCACGCTGCTCGTCATCGGGTGGTGGGTGCCGCTGGTGGTCGTGGCGGGCACCCTGCCCGCGTTGCTGCGCCAGATGGAGTTCTACAAGCTGGGCTGGAGCATCTTCACGCAGCGCACCCAGGACTCGCGCGAGCTGAACTACCTCCAACGGGTCGCCATGCGCCACGAGTCGGCCAAGGAGGTGCGTCTCTACGGGCTGGTGCCCTACCTTCAGGACCGCTACCTGACCGGCACGCTGGCCTACCAGGGCGTGATGCGCGGGGTGCGCAACCGGCAACTGCTGGGCATCCTGCCGTACCAGGCGCTGTCGCTGCTCGTCACGGCGGGGCTGTTCGTGTACGTGGTCAGCCGCGCGCAGGGGGTAGGCGCGAACGCCGGAGGCTACACGGCCGGCAGCGTGGTGCTGGTCATCACGGCTCTCGCGGGCCTGCGCGACGAACTGCGCTCGGTGTCCGAGGCCATCAGCAACGGCACCGAGCACCTCAACTGGTTTCACAAGTACCAGAGCTTTCTGGAGGCGACCTCGGGCGTCACGCAGCCCGCGCAGCCCAGGCCCCTGCCCGCGCGGCTGGCCCTCACCCTCGACGACGTGAGCTTCGGGTACCAGGGCCGCGCGCCGGTCCTCGAACACGTCTCGCTGCACATCCCCGAGGGCCAGACCGTCGCCATCGTGGGGGAGAACGGCGCGGGCAAAACCACGCTGGTCAAGCTGCTGCTGCGCTTCTATGACCCGACGTCCGGGCGCGTGCTGCTGGGAGAACGCGGGCAGGAGGTGGACCTGCGCGACGTGGACGTGGAGAAATGGCGTTCGGAGGTGGCGGCCGTGTTCCAGGACTTCTCGCGCTTCGAGTGGACGCTGCGCGAGAACATCACCCTGGGGCAGCCCGAGGACAGCGCCAAGCTCGCGCACGCGGTCTCGGCCTCCGGGCTGGAGCCGGTGCTGGAGCGCGTGAACGGCGGGCTGGAGGCGCGTATCGGGCAGGCCTTCGGCGGCGTGGACCTCTCGGGCGGGCAGTGGCAGAAACTGGCCACCGCGCGGGCGCTGTACCGCGAGTCCCGCGTCCTGATCCTCGACGAACCGACGGCGGCGCTCGACCCCCGCAGCGAGGCCGAGGTCTTTGGGGCCTTCGCCGCCATGAGCCGGGGGCGCACCACCCTGCTCATCACGCACCGCCTGGGCAGCGTGCTGATGGCCGACCGGGTCCTCGTCATGAAGCTGGGCCGCCTGATCGAGGACGGTACCCACGCCGAGCTGCTGGCGCGCGGCGGCGAGTACGCCGAGCTGTGGGCCCTCCAGGCCAGCCAATACGCGGAGGCGGAGGCCGTGGGGGTCTGA
- a CDS encoding MmcQ/YjbR family DNA-binding protein — protein sequence MQTVAELRAACAELRGSQETFPFGASTLVFKVAGRMYALTDLGADPLTLSLKVRPERGEALRAEYPGIVPGYHLNKRHWVTLTLDAVPQALATELLRGSYALVVAGLTREQRRGLEETAAE from the coding sequence ATGCAGACCGTCGCTGAGCTGCGGGCCGCCTGCGCCGAGTTGCGCGGCTCGCAGGAGACTTTTCCCTTCGGCGCCTCCACCCTCGTGTTCAAGGTGGCGGGCAGGATGTACGCCCTGACCGACCTCGGGGCCGATCCCCTCACCCTGAGCCTGAAAGTGCGGCCCGAACGCGGCGAGGCACTGCGGGCCGAATATCCGGGCATCGTGCCGGGCTATCACCTCAACAAGCGCCACTGGGTCACGCTGACGCTGGACGCGGTGCCGCAGGCCCTGGCCACCGAGCTGCTGCGCGGCAGCTACGCCCTGGTGGTCGCGGGCCTGACGCGGGAGCAGCGGCGGGGGCTGGAGGAGACGGCGGCGGAGTAG
- a CDS encoding metallophosphoesterase: protein MRRLLPVLLPALLWGPVQATAAQPSSPAQLWLVLLSDFNGPYGSTRYPPALERVLSRVLNEWKPALVLSAGDLIAGQKASQSSADVRAMWAAFERDVRGPLAGAGIPFAFALGNHDAGLARDRREAAVYWGAHPPALNYAERSAFPFRYSFTQGPLFVAVLDASGPGVDAGQRGWLAAQLATPTARTAAVRLVLGHLPLAGLSREKNRPGEVIRPADALALRRVMERGGVTAYVSGHHAAYYPGRMGGLNVLSSGGIGGRDYVGAPGTARSVVTVLDVVGSEVRLVAYDADTGAAIPAARLPTRVDGLGGPVVRVETLR from the coding sequence ATGCGCCGCCTCCTGCCCGTGCTGCTGCCCGCCCTGCTCTGGGGGCCGGTGCAGGCCACCGCGGCTCAGCCGTCCTCCCCTGCCCAGCTGTGGCTGGTACTGCTGAGCGACTTCAACGGCCCCTACGGCAGCACACGCTACCCGCCCGCCCTGGAACGGGTGCTGAGCCGCGTCCTGAACGAATGGAAGCCCGCGCTTGTGCTTTCGGCCGGCGACCTGATCGCGGGCCAGAAAGCCAGCCAGAGCAGCGCAGATGTCCGGGCCATGTGGGCCGCCTTCGAGCGGGACGTGCGCGGGCCGCTGGCCGGGGCCGGGATTCCCTTCGCCTTTGCGCTGGGCAACCACGACGCCGGCCTGGCGCGCGACCGCCGCGAAGCCGCCGTCTACTGGGGCGCGCACCCGCCCGCCCTGAACTACGCCGAGCGCTCGGCCTTTCCCTTCCGCTACAGCTTCACGCAGGGGCCGCTGTTCGTGGCCGTGCTGGACGCCAGCGGACCGGGGGTGGACGCCGGGCAGCGCGGCTGGCTCGCGGCGCAGCTGGCCACGCCCACCGCCCGCACCGCCGCCGTGAGGCTGGTGCTGGGGCATCTGCCGCTGGCGGGCCTCAGCCGAGAGAAGAACCGCCCCGGCGAGGTCATCCGGCCGGCTGACGCCCTAGCCCTGCGCAGGGTCATGGAGCGCGGCGGCGTGACCGCCTACGTCAGCGGGCACCACGCGGCGTACTACCCCGGCCGGATGGGCGGGCTGAATGTGCTGAGCAGCGGCGGCATCGGCGGGCGCGACTACGTGGGCGCCCCCGGCACGGCGCGCAGCGTGGTCACGGTGCTGGACGTGGTCGGCAGCGAGGTCCGGCTGGTCGCCTACGACGCCGACACGGGGGCGGCGATTCCCGCTGCCCGCCTGCCCACCCGCGTGGACGGCCTGGGCGGCCCGGTGGTGCGGGTAGAGACACTGCGCTAG
- a CDS encoding LysR family transcriptional regulator → MSRDPAPPTPTLSQLRALIAVAEAGGFGEAAADLGVSQSSLSEAVARLEAMTRRPLLRRTPGGTVPTPAGERVLAHARAAVQAAGDVLLAAQDTGRLSGTLRVAAYRSVATHLLPPALANFRRAHPDVRTVVLDGDTEEADAELALHTGRADAAVVVQGHTQGLHLTPLLYDEYLFVAPESRGDHPATLEELTGQTLFLSPGRDQCHLLVRRYLEQKGVSLSGLTENPQDSVILSMVAHGLGVTILPQLALHPLPGGLISLPLPGGLSRPLALAALPHRAHLPLLRAFTDTLTQTLAARGPGGFPAPPPGAWPPSVH, encoded by the coding sequence ATGAGCCGGGACCCCGCCCCACCGACGCCCACCCTGTCGCAACTGCGCGCCCTGATCGCCGTGGCGGAGGCCGGGGGCTTCGGGGAGGCAGCGGCGGACCTCGGCGTCTCGCAGTCCAGTCTCAGCGAGGCGGTGGCCCGCCTGGAGGCCATGACCCGCCGCCCCCTGCTGCGGCGCACGCCCGGCGGGACGGTGCCCACACCGGCCGGCGAGCGGGTGCTGGCCCATGCCCGCGCCGCCGTGCAGGCCGCCGGAGACGTGCTGCTGGCGGCGCAGGACACCGGGCGGCTCAGCGGCACCCTGCGGGTCGCGGCGTACCGCTCGGTCGCCACCCACCTGCTGCCGCCGGCGCTGGCGAACTTCCGACGGGCACACCCCGACGTGCGGACCGTGGTTCTCGACGGCGACACCGAGGAGGCCGACGCCGAACTTGCCCTGCACACCGGCCGCGCCGACGCGGCGGTGGTCGTCCAGGGCCACACGCAGGGCCTGCACCTCACGCCGCTGCTGTACGACGAGTACCTGTTCGTCGCTCCGGAGTCGCGCGGCGATCATCCGGCCACGCTGGAGGAACTGACCGGTCAGACCCTGTTTCTCTCACCCGGCCGCGACCAGTGCCATCTGCTTGTGCGGCGCTACCTGGAGCAGAAGGGGGTGTCGCTGTCCGGCCTGACCGAAAACCCGCAGGACAGCGTGATCCTGAGCATGGTCGCGCATGGCCTGGGGGTGACCATCCTGCCGCAACTGGCCCTGCACCCCCTGCCGGGCGGGCTCATCAGCCTGCCGCTGCCGGGGGGCCTGAGCCGCCCCCTGGCCCTGGCGGCCCTGCCGCACCGGGCGCACCTGCCGCTGCTGCGCGCCTTCACCGACACCCTGACACAGACCCTGGCGGCCCGGGGACCCGGAGGCTTCCCGGCCCCGCCGCCCGGCGCGTGGCCGCCTTCGGTCCACTGA
- a CDS encoding enoyl-CoA hydratase/isomerase family protein → MTTTQLTAPGAYPGLRVTLHGDGILEVVLDSPKTLNSVDARGHRALTDIWRDIDAAAGVRCVLIRGEGRGFSSGGDFSMIEEMTQDFTVLSRVWREARDLVYNVVNCGKPVVSAIHGPCVGAGLAVALLADVSIAARTAQLSDGHVRLGVAAGDHAAIIWPLLCGLNKAKYYLLTGESLSGEEAERIGLVSLCVPDEELLDRAWAVARRLAQGSPTAVRWTKYALNNWLRQAGPTFDASLALEFLGFTGPDAREGLASLREKRPPRFADDAPI, encoded by the coding sequence ATGACCACAACCCAGCTCACCGCGCCGGGCGCCTATCCCGGCCTCCGGGTCACGCTGCACGGCGACGGCATTCTGGAAGTCGTTCTCGACTCGCCCAAGACCCTCAACAGTGTGGACGCGCGCGGACACCGGGCGCTGACCGACATCTGGCGCGACATCGACGCGGCGGCGGGCGTGCGCTGCGTCCTGATCCGGGGCGAAGGACGCGGCTTCTCGTCGGGCGGCGACTTTTCCATGATCGAGGAGATGACGCAGGACTTCACGGTTCTCTCGCGTGTGTGGCGCGAGGCGCGCGACCTCGTCTACAACGTCGTCAACTGCGGCAAGCCGGTGGTCAGCGCCATCCACGGCCCCTGTGTGGGCGCGGGGCTGGCGGTCGCCCTGCTGGCCGACGTGAGCATCGCCGCCCGGACGGCCCAGCTCTCGGACGGCCACGTGCGCCTGGGGGTGGCGGCCGGCGACCACGCCGCCATTATCTGGCCGCTGCTGTGCGGGCTGAACAAGGCCAAGTACTACCTCCTGACCGGCGAGAGCCTCAGCGGCGAGGAGGCCGAGCGCATCGGGCTGGTGAGCCTGTGCGTGCCCGACGAGGAGTTGCTGGACCGGGCCTGGGCGGTGGCCCGCAGACTCGCCCAGGGCAGCCCGACCGCCGTGCGCTGGACCAAATACGCCCTGAACAACTGGCTGCGTCAGGCCGGCCCGACCTTCGACGCGAGCCTCGCGCTGGAGTTCCTGGGGTTCACCGGCCCCGACGCCCGCGAGGGGCTGGCGAGCCTGCGCGAAAAACGCCCGCCCCGTTTCGCGGACGACGCGCCGATCTGA
- a CDS encoding MFS transporter → MREPVRGPAPLLFAALGTLVFLNVYAPQSLLPLLSREFRVGAAEVGTVIGATTLAMALASPFVGVLADALGRRRVVVWAYALLVLPAVAAVFAPTLGALNLARFVQGLLIPGVLVALNAYVAEEVPPAGRARALTAYVTGTVLGGFLGRFLAGLVAGPQSWHAAFWLLALASLAGWGLARTLPRESGFTPRRDPGAVVAGLRAHLRNPALLATCAVGFLILFTLVGVFNPLTLRLAGAPYFLTAAQTGGVFAVYLLGVVITPLAGPFLAARGPRTALLTAVGVSLAGLLLTLASPLALVVVGVAAAACGVFLSQAAALAAVQRSVTGARSLATGLYHFAYYGGAALASVVAGHVFAARGWGGVAALVMGSMALAGLVGIWGWQGRTGAEGASLRP, encoded by the coding sequence TTGAGGGAGCCCGTACGCGGTCCCGCACCCCTCCTGTTCGCCGCGCTGGGCACGCTGGTCTTTCTGAACGTGTACGCGCCGCAGAGCCTGCTGCCACTGCTGTCGCGCGAGTTCCGGGTGGGGGCGGCTGAGGTAGGCACAGTCATCGGCGCGACGACCCTGGCGATGGCGCTGGCCTCGCCCTTCGTGGGCGTGCTGGCCGACGCGCTGGGCCGGCGGCGGGTGGTCGTGTGGGCCTACGCGCTGTTGGTCCTGCCGGCCGTGGCCGCCGTGTTCGCGCCGACCCTCGGGGCACTGAATCTCGCCCGTTTCGTGCAGGGGCTCCTCATTCCCGGCGTGCTGGTGGCCCTGAACGCCTACGTCGCCGAGGAGGTGCCGCCGGCCGGCCGCGCCCGCGCACTCACCGCCTATGTCACCGGTACCGTTCTCGGCGGCTTTCTGGGACGGTTCCTGGCAGGCCTGGTGGCGGGGCCCCAGAGCTGGCACGCGGCCTTCTGGCTGCTGGCGCTGGCCTCGCTGGCCGGGTGGGGGCTGGCGCGCACGCTGCCGCGCGAGTCGGGCTTCACGCCCCGGCGCGACCCAGGCGCGGTCGTGGCCGGCCTGCGCGCCCACCTGCGCAATCCGGCGCTGCTGGCGACCTGCGCGGTCGGTTTCCTGATCCTGTTCACTCTGGTGGGCGTGTTCAACCCGCTGACCCTCCGGCTGGCCGGGGCGCCCTATTTCCTCACGGCCGCGCAGACCGGGGGCGTATTCGCGGTGTACCTGCTGGGAGTGGTCATCACGCCGCTCGCCGGGCCGTTCCTGGCGGCGCGCGGGCCGCGCACGGCGCTGCTCACGGCGGTCGGGGTCAGCCTCGCGGGGCTGCTGCTCACGCTCGCCTCGCCGCTGGCGCTGGTCGTCGTGGGGGTGGCGGCGGCGGCCTGCGGGGTCTTCCTATCGCAGGCGGCGGCGCTCGCGGCGGTGCAGCGCAGCGTCACGGGGGCGCGCAGCCTCGCCACGGGGCTCTATCACTTCGCCTACTACGGCGGAGCCGCCCTGGCGAGCGTGGTCGCCGGGCATGTGTTCGCCGCGCGTGGCTGGGGGGGCGTCGCGGCGCTCGTCATGGGCAGCATGGCGCTCGCGGGGCTGGTCGGCATCTGGGGCTGGCAGGGCCGCACCGGGGCCGAGGGTGCTAGCCTCCGGCCATGA
- a CDS encoding GNAT family N-acetyltransferase → MNAVPTQAPPQLAPLTTDTDRAAFRALNEAWISGLFALEEADRAALADPDGHYVAPGGAVFMAHLGGRPVGCVALRPEGAGVFEVSKMAVDPAAQGRGVGRRLLAHAVAQAREMGATRLVLASNARLGPAVHLYESLGFRHLAPHERPHTPYSRADVFMELALS, encoded by the coding sequence ATGAACGCAGTGCCCACGCAAGCCCCCCCGCAGCTCGCTCCCCTGACGACCGACACCGACCGCGCCGCCTTCCGGGCCCTGAACGAGGCCTGGATTTCTGGGCTGTTCGCGCTCGAAGAGGCCGACCGCGCGGCGCTGGCCGACCCGGACGGGCACTACGTCGCGCCGGGCGGAGCCGTGTTCATGGCGCATCTGGGCGGGCGGCCGGTGGGCTGCGTGGCGCTGCGGCCCGAGGGAGCAGGCGTGTTCGAGGTCTCGAAGATGGCGGTAGACCCCGCCGCGCAGGGCCGGGGCGTGGGCCGGCGGCTGCTCGCGCACGCCGTCGCCCAGGCGCGTGAGATGGGGGCGACCCGGCTGGTCCTGGCCAGCAACGCGCGTCTGGGGCCGGCCGTTCACCTGTACGAGAGTCTGGGTTTCCGCCATCTCGCACCCCACGAGCGCCCGCACACGCCCTACAGCCGCGCCGATGTGTTCATGGAGTTGGCGCTGTCCTGA
- a CDS encoding LysR substrate-binding domain-containing protein: protein MDQDLPALGRGLELRHLRYFVAVAEELHFGRAAARLNLAQPPLSQQIRRLEAIVGAELLRRNSRSVELTAAGVAFLERARRTLRHVQEDVAEARRVGQGAQGVLRLGFAGSAILTVVPELLRRYRGAMPLAQLQLSESFTAQVVAGLLAGDLDAGLVRDADPAPGLSVRTLFTEPYVAVLPITHPAAGGADVDVSALRRDPFVYYPRSAGARAYEQPLSLCAAHGFRPVIAQEASQWLTILRLVGAGLGVSIAPACVRQVAPDSVVCLPLRGPELLSEIQFVQREGEARPLVRAFAELAGEVAQEDM, encoded by the coding sequence ATGGATCAAGACCTCCCTGCTCTGGGTCGTGGCCTGGAACTGCGGCACCTGCGCTACTTCGTGGCGGTGGCCGAGGAACTGCATTTCGGGCGGGCAGCGGCGCGCCTGAACCTCGCCCAGCCGCCCCTCTCGCAGCAGATCCGGCGGCTGGAGGCCATCGTGGGCGCCGAACTGCTGCGGCGCAACTCCCGCTCGGTCGAGCTGACGGCGGCGGGCGTGGCCTTTCTGGAGCGCGCCCGCCGCACGCTGCGCCACGTGCAGGAGGACGTGGCCGAGGCCCGGCGTGTGGGCCAGGGCGCGCAGGGCGTGCTGCGGCTGGGCTTCGCGGGGTCGGCCATCCTGACGGTGGTGCCCGAACTGCTGCGGCGCTACCGGGGGGCCATGCCGCTGGCGCAGCTTCAGCTGTCCGAGTCCTTCACGGCCCAGGTCGTCGCGGGTCTGCTGGCGGGCGACCTCGACGCCGGGCTCGTGCGCGACGCCGACCCCGCCCCTGGCCTGAGCGTCCGCACGCTGTTCACCGAGCCGTATGTGGCCGTGCTGCCCATCACGCACCCGGCAGCGGGCGGGGCCGACGTGGACGTGTCGGCGCTGCGCCGCGACCCCTTCGTGTACTACCCGCGCTCGGCCGGCGCGCGGGCCTACGAGCAGCCACTGAGCCTGTGCGCCGCCCACGGCTTTCGCCCCGTGATCGCTCAGGAGGCCTCGCAGTGGCTGACCATCCTGCGCCTCGTGGGCGCGGGCCTGGGCGTGTCCATCGCGCCCGCGTGCGTGCGCCAGGTCGCCCCCGACTCGGTCGTGTGCCTGCCCCTGCGCGGCCCCGAACTCCTCAGCGAAATCCAGTTCGTGCAGCGCGAAGGAGAGGCTCGCCCCCTCGTGCGCGCCTTCGCCGAACTGGCCGGCGAGGTGGCACAGGAGGATATGTAG
- a CDS encoding DUF512 domain-containing protein, with translation MTAAPEFPKTHIPEDPFYPAPIKTVETGSPAERAGVQPGDVLLRVNGQPVTDVLDYRHKLSQGVASLEIARPREAPRAMTGVPGTAQDHHRLFLPAPPSLDDTFTFTVEWEDPGLDFEEVLFDGIKKCANKCDFCYVHQMPRGFRKSLYIMDDDYRLSFLYGSFVTLTNLTEGDINRILDENLSPLYVSVHTSNQELRQDMMKWWKLKVKDEQAVQIRGMIERLESIDLYTQIVLVPERNDRENLDDTVEYLSSRPNVISAAVVPIGLTGHRKNLPDVRTFTREEAQDTLSRLNVWRKKFLAERGTRFIFPSDELYLLAGEPLPSEEEYEGFPMLENGVGMIRDFLTEPLPELPAALPEPRKVILGTGALFAESLDLAVQPLRAIEGLEIEVRHVVNKTFGDITTVAGLLTGRCFRHAVKPGEADLLLVPNSTLRYGTELMLDDVSLTELRQELKMDIQPGGATLGELARVILQGVQSSGTQWGMSAHAVKDRPLEEKVAEQGMHA, from the coding sequence ATGACGGCAGCCCCGGAGTTTCCGAAAACCCACATCCCCGAAGACCCCTTCTACCCCGCGCCCATCAAGACCGTAGAGACGGGCAGCCCTGCCGAGCGTGCGGGCGTGCAGCCCGGCGACGTGCTGCTGCGCGTCAACGGCCAGCCCGTGACCGACGTGCTCGACTACCGCCACAAGCTCTCGCAGGGCGTGGCGAGCCTGGAAATCGCGCGGCCGAGAGAGGCCCCGCGCGCCATGACCGGAGTGCCCGGTACCGCGCAGGACCACCACCGCCTGTTCCTGCCTGCGCCGCCCAGCCTCGACGACACCTTTACCTTCACGGTCGAGTGGGAAGACCCGGGCCTGGACTTCGAGGAAGTGCTGTTCGACGGCATCAAGAAGTGCGCCAACAAGTGCGATTTCTGCTACGTGCACCAGATGCCGCGGGGCTTCCGCAAGAGCCTGTACATCATGGACGACGACTACCGACTGTCGTTCCTGTACGGCTCCTTCGTCACGCTCACCAACCTGACCGAAGGCGACATCAACCGGATCCTCGACGAGAACCTCTCGCCGCTGTACGTGTCGGTGCACACCTCGAACCAGGAACTGCGCCAGGACATGATGAAGTGGTGGAAGCTCAAGGTCAAAGACGAGCAGGCCGTGCAGATTCGCGGCATGATCGAGCGCTTGGAGAGCATTGACCTCTATACCCAGATCGTGCTCGTGCCCGAGCGCAACGACCGCGAGAACCTCGACGACACGGTCGAGTACCTCAGCAGCCGCCCCAACGTGATCTCGGCGGCGGTGGTGCCCATCGGTCTGACCGGGCACCGCAAGAACCTGCCGGACGTGCGCACCTTCACGCGGGAGGAGGCGCAGGACACCCTGTCGAGGCTCAACGTGTGGCGCAAGAAGTTCCTGGCCGAGCGGGGCACGCGCTTCATCTTCCCGTCGGACGAGCTGTACCTGCTGGCCGGCGAACCGCTGCCCAGTGAAGAAGAGTACGAGGGCTTCCCCATGCTGGAAAACGGCGTGGGCATGATCCGCGACTTCCTCACCGAGCCGCTGCCCGAGCTGCCCGCCGCTCTGCCCGAACCGCGCAAGGTCATCCTGGGGACGGGGGCGCTGTTCGCCGAGTCGCTCGACCTCGCCGTGCAGCCGCTGCGTGCCATCGAGGGTCTGGAGATCGAGGTGCGGCACGTGGTCAACAAGACCTTTGGGGACATCACGACGGTCGCCGGGCTGCTCACGGGCCGCTGCTTCCGGCACGCGGTCAAGCCCGGCGAGGCCGACCTGCTGCTCGTGCCCAACTCGACGCTGCGCTACGGCACCGAGCTCATGCTCGACGACGTGAGCCTGACCGAGCTGCGCCAGGAACTCAAGATGGACATCCAGCCGGGCGGCGCCACGCTGGGCGAACTGGCCCGCGTGATCCTGCAGGGCGTGCAGAGCAGCGGCACCCAGTGGGGCATGAGCGCGCACGCGGTCAAGGACCGCCCGCTGGAGGAGAAGGTGGCGGAGCAGGGCATGCACGCCTGA